From Spea bombifrons isolate aSpeBom1 chromosome 6, aSpeBom1.2.pri, whole genome shotgun sequence, a single genomic window includes:
- the PTCH2 gene encoding protein patched homolog 2, whose translation MASVPPRAGEGGLVDLPPGYKASHRAQDSDLLRRPSYCHAAFALKQIAKGKAVGHKAPLWLRAKFQALLFSLGCSIQRHCGKVLFIGLLVFGALAVGLRVASIETDIERLWVEAGSRVSQELYYTKEKLGEESVYTSQMLIQTPKKDGENILSQEAMMIHLKAALAASKVQVSMYGKSWDLNKICYKSGVPIIENGMIERMIEKLFPCVIITPLDCFWEGSQLQGGSAYLPGRRDIQWTNLDPIQLMEELGQFTTLDGFQEMLDKAEVGQAYMERSCLDPTDPECPESSPNKKTKKNPDIVNALRDGCYGFSKKFMYWQKELILGGMVKGPDGELKSAEALQSMYLLMSPGQLYEHYKDDYEIHDINWNEEKAKAILESWQRKFVEQAQKSVPRNSSQDIHAFSTTTLNDIMKSFSDVSVIRVAGGYLLMLAYACVTMLRWDCSKSQGAVGLAGVLLVALSVASGLGLCSLLGITFNAATTQVLPFLALGIGVDDMFLLAHAFTETSMSTPFKERTGECLRRTGTSVALTSINNMIAFFMAALVPIPALRAFSLQAAVVVVFNFAMVLLIFPAILSLDLHRREDQRLDILCCFYSPCSSRVIQIKPQEYSDANDNHTYHPSSYGKPTITTSTQITTTVQAFTQCDPSGHHIVTILPPTSQISTSPSVIVPTIDPLGSQVFSPSSSTRDLLAQLDESKSGRECVPLPFLKWSLSDFAREKYAPLLLKPETKGIVVALFMALLGLGLYGTTMVHDGLYLTDIVPRETKEYNFISAQFKYFSFYNMFIVTKGGFEYPKVQEALYELHESFGSVKYVVREEGRDLPKMWLHYFQDWLRGLQTAFDKDWELGRITQDNYRNGTEDGVLAYKLLIQTGSKKEPFNFNQLTSRRLVDQKGLIPEDAFYIYLTVWASNDPLGYAASQANFYPPPPEWIHDRYDTTGENLRIPAAEPIEFAQFPFYLNGLRQTSDFIEAIESVRSVCDEFAKQGVYSYPSGYPFLFWEQYIGLRHWFLLAISIVLACTFLVCAILLLNPWTAGIIVFILAMMTVELFGIMGLIGIKLSAIPVVILIASVGIGVEFTVHVALGFLTSIGDRNQRSVLALEHMFAPVLDGAISTLLGVLMLAGSEFDFIFRYFFAVLTILTVLGLLNGLVLLPVLLSLIGPPAEVTPADHSSQLPTPSPEPVPPHMNRHGFYSPNKHGKLGGFSDPEDSSDYYSETTTTSGMEEDDPQLYERSAYIIPRKPSHIILEASKDPAYPKIMLVKPCKGNQDEPMKIDGQDPCTQEALTATDTSRGNCPDQEPRDWRRRQHPLPTAQGHARTNQPPCIRTQHSNRPQGHRTAPPAYCAKMPGPNGSITTVTTTASVTVAVHPVLPGAVRGYTHEGYEDSETDFMEGRAQWAKRRTKYPEVFELEDLERERTQTDSSVRH comes from the exons CGGGAAGCCGAGTAAGTCAGGAGCTCTACTACACTAAGGAGAAGCTCGGTGAGGAATCGGTCTACACGTCTCAGATGCTGATCCAGACGCCGAAGAAAGATGGGGAGAATATCTTGAGCCAGGAAGCCATGATGATACACCTGAAAGCGGCTCTGGCGGCCAGCAAAGTGCAGGTCTCAATGTATGGAAA ATCATGGGACTTGAACAAGATCTGCTATAAGTCGGGAGTCCCCATTATCGAGAACGGAATGATTGAGCGG ATGATCGAGAAGCTGTTCCCTTGTGTGATCATCACCCCCTTAGACTGTTTTTGGGAAGGATCTCAACTCCAAGGAGGCTCAGCCTATCTCCC GGGAAGGAGAGACATCCAGTGGACTAACCTGGACCCAATCCAGTTGATGGAAGAGCTTGGCCAGTTCACCACCCTGGATGGTTTCCAAGAGATGCTGGACAAGGCAGAAGTGGGGCAAGCGTACATGGAAAGATCCTGTCTGGACCCCACAGACCCCGAATGTCCAGAAAGCTCCccaaacaagaaaacaaaaaag AATCCAGATATCGTCAACGCTCTACGGGACGGCTGTTATGGTTTTTCAAAGAAATTTATGTACTGGCAAAAAGAGTTGATCCTCGGAGGGATGGTCAAGGGGCCTGACGGAGAACTTAAGAG TGCTGAAGCTCTCCAGTCAATGTACCTACTGATGAGCCCCGGACAGCTTTACGAACATTATAAAGATGACTACGAAATTCACGACATCAACTGGAACGAAGAGAAGGCGAAGGCCATCTTGGAATCTTGGCAGCGAAAATTTGTGGAG CAAGCCCAAAAGTCCGTCCCACGGAATTCATCCCAGGACATCCACGCTTTTTCCACCACTACTCTGAATGACATCATGAAGTCCTTCTCTGATGTCAGCGTCATCCGTGTCGCCGGAGGTTACCTGCTTATG CTGGCCTATGCCTGTGTCACTATGCTACGCTGGGACTGCTCCAAGTCTCAAGGTGCAGTCGGTTTGGCTGGTGTGCTTCTTGTTGCTCTCTCTGTGGCATCAGGGCTTGGTCTGTGCTCCCTCCTGGGCATCACCTTTAATGCGGCAACTACACAG GTGCTGCCATTTTTGGCCCTAGGGATTGGAGTGGATGACATGTTCCTGCTGGCGCATGCATTCACCGAGACCAGCATGAGTACCCCGTTCAAG GAACGGACGGGTGAATGCTTAAGACGTACCGGTACCAGCGTGGCTCTCACATCTATCAATAACATGATTGCGTTCTTCATGGCTGCCTTGGTGCCAATCCCTGCCCTGCGGGCTTTCTCTCTACAG GCTGCCGTAGTTGTGGTGTTCAATTTTGCCATGGTGCTCCTAATATTCCCTGCCATTCTGAGCCTGGACCTTCACCGGAGGGAAGATCAGAGGCTTGACATCCTTTGCTGTTTTTACAG CCCCTGCTCTTCGAGAGTAATCCAGATCAAACCACAAGAATATTCAGACGCTAACGACAATCACACTTATCATCCTTCATCATATGGAAAACCGACCATCACCACCAGCACCCAAATCACCACCACAGTGCAAGCCTTCACCCAATGTGACCCATCGGGGCACCACATAGTCACAATCCTTCCCCCAACCTCTCAGATCTCCACCTCTCCGTCAGTCATTGTGCCAACAATAGATCCTCTTGGGTCTCAGGTCTTCAGCCCATCCAGCTCCACCAGGGATTTGCTGGCTCAGTTGGACGAGAGCAAAAGTGGCCGAGAATGCGTTCCTCTCCCCTTCCTAAAATGGAGCCTCTCCGATTTTGCCCGTGAGAAGTATGCCCCCTTGTTGCTGAAGCCTGAAACCAAG GGCATTGTAGTAGCCCTTTTTATGGCTCTGCTTGGCCTCGGCCTGTATGGTACAACTATGGTTCATGATGGACTTTACTTGACTGACATCGTCCCTCGTGAGACCAAGGAATACAACTTCATCTCTGCCCAGTTTAAATACTTCTCCTTCTACAATATGTTTATTGTCACCAAGGGTGGGTTTGAATACCCCAAAGTTCAAGAAGCACTGTATGAACTACACGAGTCCTTCGGCTCCGTGAAGTACGTCGTGCGGGAAGAGGGCAGGGATCTTCCCAAAATGTGGCTTCACTACTTCCAGGACTGGCTCAGAG GTTTGCAGACTGCTTTTGATAAAGACTGGGAGTTGGGCCGAATCACTCAGGACAATTACCGGAACGGAACGGAGGACGGCGTCCTGGCCTACAAACTTCTCATTCAAACAGGGAGCAAGAAGGAGCCCTTTAATTTTAACCAG TTGACCAGCAGAAGACTTGTTGACCAAAAAGGCCTCATTCCCGAAGAtgctttctatatatatttgaccGTGTGGGCCAGCAATGATCCCTTGGGTTATGCTGCTTCCCAGGCTAACTTTTACCCACCTCCTCCCGAATGGATCCATGATCGATATGACACCACCGGCGAGAACTTAAGGA TCCCGGCGGCAGAACCGATTGAATTTGCCCAGTTCCCGTTTTATTTGAATGGACTTCGTCAGACATCTGATTTCATTGAGGCCATAGAGAGCGTGCGTTCGGTTTGCGATGAGTTCGCCAAGCAGGGGGTTTACAGCTATCCGAGCGGTTACCCCTTTCTGTTCTGGGAGCAGTACATTGGCCTGAGGCACTGGTTCCTCCTGGCCATCAGCATCGTCCTGGCCTGCACCTTCCTAGTCTGCGCCATCCTCCTGCTGAACCCCTGGACCGCTGGCATCATT GTCTTCATTTTGGCTATGATGACGGTGGAGCTGTTTGGAATCATGGGACTGATCGGCATTAAGCTCAGTGCCATCCCTGTGGTGATTCTCATTGCCTCTGTGGGAATCGGTGTGGAATTCACTGTGCACGTAGCTCTG GGTTTTCTCACTTCCATCGGGGACCGTAACCAGCGCTCGGTTCTTGCTCTGGAGCACATGTTCGCTCCTGTCCTGGACGGAGCCATATCCACATTACTGGGAGTTCTTATGCTCGCGGGATCGGAGTTTGACTTTATTTTCAG GTACTTCTTTGCCGTTCTGACCATTCTCACCGTTTTGGGGCTTCTCAATGGACTGGTTTTACTGCCTGTGCTTCTCTCCCTGATCGGACCCCCTGCGGAG GTCACCCCTGCAGATCACAGTAGCCAATTACCTACCCCCAGCCCTGAACCTGTACCCCCACACATGAACAGACACGGCTTCTACTCGCCAAACAAACATGGCAAGTTGGGCGGCTTCAGTGATCCAGAAGATTCCTCGGATTATTATTCCGAGACCACCACCACATCAGGGATGGAGGAAGACGACCCCCAGCTGTATGAGCGAAGCGCTTACATCATTCCCCGCAAACCTTCGCATATCATACTCGAAGCCAGCAAGGATCCTGCCTATCCCAAGATCATG TTGGTGAAACCCTGCAAAGGCAACCAAGATGAGCCGATGAAGATCGATGGCCAGGATCCTTGTACTCAAGAAGCTCTTACTGCCACGGATACATCTCGGGGTAACTGCCCAGATCAGGAACCCAGAGACTGGAGGAGGAGGCAGCACCCGCTCCCCACCGCGCAAGGGCATGCAAGGACTAACCAGCCCCCGTGCATCAGGACTCAGCACAGTAACAGGCCACAGGGCCACAGGACTGCTCCACCAGCCTACTGTGCGAAGATGCCGGGGCCCAACGGCTCTATCACTACCGTGACCACCACAGCGTCCGTAACGGTGGCCGTGCACCCAGTGCTGCCCGGAGCTGTACGGGGTTATACCCACGAGGGTTACGAGGACAGTGAGACAGACTTTATGGAGGGCAGAGCCCAGTGGGCAAAAAGGAGAACCAAGTACCCTGAGGTGTTTGAGCTTGAAGACCTTGAACGAGAAAGAACACAAACGGACTCCTCCGTCCGGCACTAG